The Pseudomonadota bacterium region AGGTGGACGGCAAGCTCGTCGAGGGGGAGATGATCGAGCGCGGACGGGCGGCCGCGGCGTACCGCGAGGCGGTCGAAAGCCGGAGCGATCCCGCGCTGCTCTCCCAGCTGTGATATAGTCCAGAAGGCGTAGGAGTTTTGTCGCAGATCGGATCTTATGTTAACTTGCTGGAACGAAAGTGCGTTAATGGCGCCTATGCACCCCAGGCCCGGGACGAGGCTCCGTGACGCTCGCTTAGCGAGCTCTCCAGGCGGTTGATCCTCTCTCATCTCACCCCTTCGTGAGGGAGCTTCGGGACGGGAAGCTAGTGCTTCTTCTTGACGGCCTTGGTCTTGCCGATCGTGCGCACCTTGGGCGGCGGCGGGCTCCGCTTGACCGATGCCTCGGCGGCCACGGCGGGCGGCGCGGCCGGGGCGGCCTTCGCGGCCGGGGCGGGAGCGGGCTTGGCCGGAGCCGGGGCCGGACGGCGCGTCGGGACCGGTGCCGGGCGCGTGCGAACCGCCGGCGCCCGCTCGATCCGCGGCTTCTCCTCCGCGGCCGTCTCGACGGCGCCCTCGACCCGCGCGGGCCCCCTGCGCGACACGGCCTTGGGCGCGAAGCCCTCGGTGGCGCGGTCGACGTCGAAGTCGCCCATGTCGATGTTGCCGCGGAACGAGGCGCCGTCGACCAGGATCACCCGCGGGGCGGAGATGTCGCCCACGACGCGGCCCTGCTCGGTGACGTGCACCGACTCCTGCGCCGTGACGTTGCCCACGAGGATCCCGCTCACCACGGCGTTG contains the following coding sequences:
- a CDS encoding polymer-forming cytoskeletal protein, which translates into the protein MSEPMTIIGTNTFVNGNLEGDEDLTVEGRVEGSINLSKTLTVEVGGVVRANINVRNAVVSGILVGNVTAQESVHVTEQGRVVGDISAPRVILVDGASFRGNIDMGDFDVDRATEGFAPKAVSRRGPARVEGAVETAAEEKPRIERAPAVRTRPAPVPTRRPAPAPAKPAPAPAAKAAPAAPPAVAAEASVKRSPPPPKVRTIGKTKAVKKKH